From Flavobacterium alkalisoli, the proteins below share one genomic window:
- a CDS encoding T9SS type B sorting domain-containing protein, producing the protein MAAVDLTVQDSYILEHLGNADPSDYIIHYFNNLTAAQNGAPRITNAAGYTAQDGEVIYVRIEDVATGCYSIESFTIHINIPLALTRPPVLSVCNEALPNDMTTEFDLTVMENTILGPFGVGLGYTVNYYEPGATTPIADPTAYVNTSNPMTLTVEVITLAGCKSYTTMTIKVLPLPTPNTTPDALVLCDDNNAGDGQEEFDLTQAAADIMDNEPNLILSYHLTYDDADQDINAIADPTQFVSGTATIYVRVEANTGNPNDAVCYQIVELELIVNPLPALGENGAIPAYAICEQNTDGFATFILSSHIPEILGEDADPNDYLVRFYFDQAALDAGTALPNQYNNISTPQDILVWVQHIESGCTTTAPMQLLVEEAAVANAPADPSLSTCDDDGTNDGMHAFDLSVFDAEILGAQDPADYSVAYYESFEDADNATNPIADPTVYVNTTADVMTIYARVTNTSTISGCHDITEITLIVERLPEPVITSVDGSDTICVDYTTDDVLRTVTLDSGIPNGMGYSFVWYLDGVELTDYDPASPTYEAIAEGNYTVEVTGPAPLNCISDISAAFQVQKSGPASPVGVGYEVTNYFSDNQVITVFVEGYGEYEYKLDEDGMWQSSNVFTDVPAGTHTVYVRDVSTEFACDEIAIEGVSLVDYPHYFTPNGDGYHDTWNIIGLNQPDAKVYIFDRYGKLIKQISATEESEGWDGTYNGTPLPATDYWFTVTYRETVNGQPVVKEFKAHFSLKR; encoded by the coding sequence GGCAGCCGTGGACCTTACGGTTCAGGACAGCTACATACTGGAGCACTTAGGCAATGCGGACCCGTCGGATTATATCATCCATTACTTCAATAACCTTACGGCAGCCCAGAACGGCGCACCGAGGATTACCAACGCTGCGGGCTACACGGCCCAGGACGGAGAGGTTATCTATGTAAGGATTGAGGATGTTGCCACGGGCTGCTACAGCATCGAGAGCTTCACCATCCATATCAATATCCCGCTTGCCTTAACACGTCCGCCTGTACTTAGCGTATGTAACGAGGCCCTGCCGAATGATATGACCACGGAGTTTGACCTTACGGTAATGGAGAACACGATACTGGGCCCATTCGGGGTAGGCCTTGGCTACACGGTTAACTACTATGAGCCGGGGGCAACCACACCGATTGCCGACCCTACTGCTTATGTGAACACCTCCAACCCGATGACATTAACGGTAGAGGTTATCACCCTTGCAGGGTGTAAGAGCTACACTACCATGACCATAAAGGTACTTCCGTTACCTACACCGAATACGACCCCTGATGCCCTTGTGTTATGTGATGACAACAATGCGGGGGACGGCCAGGAGGAGTTTGACCTTACCCAGGCAGCAGCAGATATCATGGACAACGAGCCGAACCTTATCTTAAGCTACCACCTTACTTATGATGATGCGGACCAGGATATAAACGCCATAGCGGACCCTACGCAGTTTGTAAGCGGTACGGCTACCATCTATGTAAGGGTAGAGGCCAACACGGGCAACCCGAATGATGCTGTATGTTACCAGATCGTTGAGCTTGAGCTTATCGTTAACCCGCTGCCTGCATTGGGCGAGAACGGGGCGATTCCTGCCTATGCGATCTGTGAGCAGAACACCGATGGTTTTGCCACCTTTATACTAAGCAGCCACATCCCTGAGATACTGGGAGAGGATGCCGACCCGAACGATTACCTTGTAAGGTTCTACTTTGATCAGGCAGCCCTTGATGCGGGCACAGCACTGCCGAACCAGTACAACAACATAAGCACGCCACAGGATATCCTTGTATGGGTACAGCACATAGAGAGCGGCTGTACCACCACCGCACCGATGCAGCTCCTGGTGGAGGAGGCCGCAGTAGCCAACGCCCCTGCCGACCCATCGCTGTCTACCTGTGATGATGACGGTACAAACGACGGTATGCATGCCTTTGACCTTAGTGTCTTCGATGCGGAGATACTGGGAGCGCAGGACCCTGCGGACTACAGTGTTGCCTACTATGAGAGCTTTGAGGATGCAGATAATGCAACCAACCCTATAGCGGACCCTACGGTGTATGTGAACACCACTGCCGATGTTATGACCATCTATGCAAGGGTGACCAACACCTCGACCATCAGCGGTTGCCATGACATCACGGAGATCACCCTTATAGTGGAAAGATTGCCTGAGCCTGTGATCACCTCGGTGGACGGCAGTGATACCATCTGTGTGGACTACACTACCGACGATGTGTTAAGGACAGTAACCCTGGACAGCGGCATCCCGAATGGTATGGGCTACAGCTTTGTGTGGTATCTTGACGGAGTGGAACTGACCGATTATGACCCGGCATCTCCTACCTATGAGGCGATAGCCGAGGGTAACTATACTGTAGAGGTAACAGGCCCTGCACCACTGAACTGTATCTCTGATATCTCAGCAGCCTTCCAGGTTCAGAAGAGCGGCCCTGCCAGCCCTGTTGGTGTTGGTTATGAGGTGACCAACTACTTCAGCGACAACCAGGTTATCACGGTGTTTGTTGAAGGATATGGAGAATACGAGTACAAGCTTGATGAGGACGGCATGTGGCAGAGCAGCAATGTGTTTACCGATGTACCTGCAGGCACCCATACGGTCTATGTAAGGGATGTTAGCACGGAGTTTGCGTGTGATGAGATTGCCATAGAGGGCGTAAGCCTTGTGGACTACCCGCATTACTTCACCCCTAACGGTGACGGTTACCACGATACCTGGAACATCATAGGGTTGAACCAGCCTGATGCTAAGGTGTACATCTTTGACCGTTACGG